In Paraburkholderia aromaticivorans, a single window of DNA contains:
- a CDS encoding CHAT domain-containing protein, with product MTLASCNGGNVGGVTGVGASVGHALHEAGIPLVVASQYPLSFGGSVMLVQDLYQGLLWGEDPRKLLVGLRRRLHSCFKDQHDWASIVAYASLPPNFDDQLANACIQQAMSSINIALRVSDRVMVAFSDRDSGSSERHQALNEDKRQEMLRHVQKKVAYAKERLEAANEAYPSQRARILAQLASTEKREAQMLYHSVKSGTRTTKKAGNEVLDKLERARTWYWQAYLLNRSHPWELVQYVSLTLFLRSLGRLPPSDWTESKVEPLWITADAQSRNDAENGSPYDRAWAYGNIAELSLIEPWLKDAPHPPDKASIDKAIQACRSVVELAGAKSFHVSSTRRQILRYLEWFGPVVGGSWPGLQVIAGQMLDALPAGEEPEWNY from the coding sequence GTGACGCTGGCGAGTTGCAACGGTGGCAATGTCGGCGGCGTGACGGGTGTGGGGGCGAGTGTCGGACATGCGTTGCACGAGGCAGGCATTCCGCTCGTGGTCGCGAGCCAGTACCCGCTGTCGTTCGGCGGATCGGTGATGCTCGTGCAGGATCTCTATCAGGGCCTGCTCTGGGGAGAGGACCCGCGCAAACTGCTGGTCGGCCTGCGCAGGAGGCTGCATTCCTGCTTCAAGGACCAGCACGACTGGGCGAGCATCGTCGCGTATGCATCTCTGCCGCCAAATTTCGATGATCAGCTGGCGAACGCGTGTATTCAACAGGCCATGAGCAGTATCAATATTGCGTTGCGTGTGTCGGATCGTGTCATGGTGGCGTTTTCCGACCGGGATTCCGGCTCCAGCGAGCGCCATCAGGCACTCAACGAGGACAAACGTCAGGAGATGCTCCGGCACGTGCAGAAAAAAGTCGCCTACGCCAAGGAGCGGCTCGAAGCGGCGAACGAGGCGTACCCTTCGCAGCGGGCTCGGATCCTGGCGCAACTCGCGAGCACCGAGAAGCGCGAAGCCCAGATGCTCTACCACTCGGTCAAATCCGGGACCCGCACGACGAAGAAAGCCGGCAACGAAGTGCTGGACAAGCTGGAGCGCGCGCGAACCTGGTATTGGCAAGCCTATCTGCTGAACCGATCCCATCCCTGGGAACTGGTGCAATATGTGTCGCTCACGTTGTTCCTGCGGTCTTTGGGCCGCCTGCCGCCTTCGGACTGGACGGAGTCCAAGGTCGAGCCCTTGTGGATCACAGCGGATGCACAATCGCGGAACGACGCCGAGAACGGTTCCCCTTACGATCGCGCCTGGGCGTACGGCAATATCGCTGAACTGAGCCTGATCGAACCCTGGCTGAAGGATGCTCCACACCCTCCTGACAAGGCGTCAATCGACAAGGCGATCCAGGCTTGCCGCAGCGTGGTTGAGCTGGCGGGTGCAAAATCGTTTCACGTGTCTTCCACCCGGCGCCAGATCCTTCGCTATCTCGAATGGTTCGGCCCGGTGGTGGGCGGCAGCTGGCCCGGGCTGCAAGTAATCGCGGGACAGATGCTCGATGCGTTGCCCGCTGGCGAAGAACCTGAATGGAACTATTGA
- a CDS encoding tetratricopeptide repeat-containing protein has protein sequence MPKPFCFVIMPFGRKPTQADLAHGPGEIDFNALWDLAYVPVIEELGYEPVRADQDTSSMIITQMLERIYYADLVLADMTIPNGNVYYEVGIRHAAKQTGCVLLAAEWSQPVFDVAQMRTVRYPLLHGDIDEATAQGIRERIKPGISALTDGESPMFMAVRGFPSNPDPALASTMKQRMMELAVFQSAVRNVRLLPKEERMEAAQELVRKHGVPPLMGSVVFALLLLRDSIDDSADWSKLLDFIDKLPKEFREKPEVQTQRAFAVSETGDVQGAIDQLTALLEIAGPSAERLGLLGGRYKSAVPKRAVPKCRRPGTAVEVARPDDRLL, from the coding sequence ATGCCGAAACCATTTTGCTTCGTCATCATGCCCTTCGGGCGCAAGCCGACGCAGGCGGACCTCGCGCACGGTCCGGGCGAGATCGACTTCAATGCTTTGTGGGACCTCGCCTACGTGCCCGTGATCGAGGAGCTGGGCTACGAGCCCGTGCGCGCGGATCAGGACACCAGCTCGATGATCATCACTCAGATGCTCGAGCGCATCTACTACGCGGACCTCGTGCTCGCCGACATGACCATTCCTAATGGCAACGTCTACTATGAGGTCGGCATCCGGCACGCGGCCAAGCAGACGGGTTGCGTGCTGCTCGCGGCAGAGTGGTCGCAGCCGGTCTTCGACGTCGCGCAGATGCGCACGGTCCGCTATCCGCTTCTGCACGGCGATATCGACGAGGCCACCGCGCAGGGCATTCGAGAGCGCATCAAGCCCGGCATAAGCGCGCTCACGGATGGCGAATCCCCGATGTTCATGGCGGTCAGGGGCTTCCCGAGCAACCCGGATCCAGCCCTCGCATCGACGATGAAGCAGCGCATGATGGAGCTCGCTGTGTTTCAGTCCGCCGTGCGCAACGTGCGCCTGCTGCCTAAGGAAGAGCGCATGGAGGCAGCGCAGGAGCTCGTACGGAAGCATGGTGTGCCGCCCCTGATGGGTAGCGTCGTCTTTGCGCTGCTGCTGCTGCGTGATTCGATCGACGACTCAGCTGACTGGAGCAAGCTGCTCGACTTCATCGACAAGCTGCCGAAAGAATTCCGCGAGAAGCCCGAGGTGCAGACCCAGCGCGCGTTTGCCGTTTCGGAGACCGGCGACGTGCAAGGTGCGATCGACCAGCTCACAGCTTTGCTGGAGATAGCCGGGCCCTCGGCAGAGCGTCTCGGCTTGCTGGGAGGGCGCTACAAGAGCGCTGTACCAAAACGGGCTGTACCAAAATGCCGTCGGCCTGGAACAGCAGTCGAGGTTGCGCGACCAGACGATCGATTACTATGA
- a CDS encoding IS5 family transposase: MKQQTLAMAADQGAGFEQYRRPTKRDVFLETMEQIVPWAQLCEVVEPYYPKGQGGRPPVGLERMLRMHFLQHWFNLADEACEEALLDSTALRRFVGIDLGRERVPDGTTLLKFRRLLERNKLGEQLFAKVGEVLQGRGLKVGSGTIVDATIIGAPSSTKNADKARDPEMHQTRKGQQWYFGMKLHIGVDSQTGLAHSAVVTAANVHDKHPLPALLHGGEQRVYGDSAYASQKELIASKAPKAKDFTNQRVRNRSGEVDEARRSKNRSKSKIRARVEHVFAVVKRLWGFGKVRYRGLAKNATRAFTTLALANIYMSRTRLMAQLRP, encoded by the coding sequence ATGAAACAACAGACCCTTGCGATGGCGGCCGATCAAGGCGCCGGATTTGAACAGTACCGTCGGCCAACCAAACGCGATGTGTTCCTTGAGACGATGGAGCAGATCGTGCCGTGGGCGCAGTTGTGCGAGGTTGTCGAGCCGTACTATCCGAAGGGTCAGGGCGGTCGCCCGCCAGTGGGTCTGGAGCGCATGCTGCGCATGCACTTTCTGCAGCACTGGTTCAACCTGGCCGATGAAGCCTGCGAGGAAGCGCTGCTGGATAGCACCGCATTGCGGCGATTCGTCGGCATTGACCTGGGGCGCGAGCGCGTTCCTGATGGTACGACGCTCTTGAAGTTCCGGCGGCTGCTGGAGCGCAACAAGCTCGGCGAGCAATTGTTCGCCAAGGTCGGCGAGGTACTGCAAGGGCGCGGACTGAAGGTAGGCAGCGGCACCATCGTGGATGCCACCATCATCGGTGCGCCGAGTTCCACAAAGAATGCGGACAAGGCGCGAGATCCCGAAATGCATCAGACGAGGAAGGGCCAGCAGTGGTACTTCGGCATGAAGTTGCACATCGGTGTGGATAGCCAGACGGGTCTGGCACACAGCGCGGTAGTGACAGCGGCGAACGTGCACGACAAGCATCCGCTGCCGGCGCTGCTGCATGGCGGCGAGCAGCGTGTGTACGGTGACAGCGCCTATGCGAGCCAGAAGGAACTCATCGCCAGCAAGGCGCCGAAAGCCAAGGACTTCACCAACCAGCGTGTGCGCAATCGCAGTGGTGAAGTCGATGAAGCCAGGCGCTCGAAAAACCGCAGCAAGTCGAAGATTCGTGCCCGGGTCGAACACGTCTTTGCGGTGGTCAAGCGGCTGTGGGGGTTCGGCAAGGTGCGCTATCGCGGCCTCGCGAAGAACGCCACGCGCGCCTTTACCACACTCGCGCTGGCCAACATCTACATGAGCCGCACGCGGCTGATGGCACAGCTGCGTCCATGA
- a CDS encoding alpha/beta hydrolase — MSHEEVVAFRASDGHACNLIHIGGSRQASKGPVLLVHGAGVRANIFRPPNTINFVDALLDEGYDVWLENWRASIDLPPCQWTLDEAALYDHPAAVRKIVDLTGAPTIKAVVHCQGSTSFLLSAVAGLVPQVDTIVSNAVSLHPQVGWLSYRKGRYAMPIVSLMTDYLNPQWGEHASGVVPNLLKGLVLLTHHECTNGVCRFSSFTFGIGFPVLWRHENLSDAVHDWIRQEFANVPISFFRQMNRCLDAGHLVSQLPGLLPDPTAQPPKTQARFTFIAGELNDCFKWQSQQATFDWFERHRPNYHRLHVLGGYGHLDVFIGKNAERDVFPVLMASLAAPH, encoded by the coding sequence ATGTCCCACGAAGAAGTTGTCGCGTTTCGCGCCAGCGACGGGCATGCGTGCAACCTTATTCACATCGGCGGATCCAGGCAGGCCTCGAAGGGGCCTGTTCTGCTGGTGCACGGGGCAGGCGTGCGCGCCAACATCTTTCGCCCGCCCAACACCATCAACTTCGTCGATGCATTGCTCGACGAGGGATACGACGTCTGGCTGGAAAACTGGCGCGCGAGCATCGATCTTCCGCCATGCCAATGGACGTTGGACGAAGCGGCTTTGTATGATCACCCCGCCGCCGTAAGGAAAATTGTCGATCTGACGGGGGCCCCAACCATCAAAGCTGTAGTGCACTGCCAGGGCTCAACCAGTTTCCTCTTGTCGGCAGTTGCCGGGCTCGTCCCGCAAGTCGACACGATCGTATCAAACGCAGTATCGCTTCATCCGCAGGTCGGTTGGCTTTCATATCGCAAAGGTCGCTATGCAATGCCCATCGTCAGCCTGATGACCGACTATCTCAATCCTCAATGGGGCGAGCACGCCTCTGGTGTCGTACCCAACCTGCTCAAAGGTCTGGTGCTGCTTACCCACCACGAGTGCACCAATGGCGTCTGCCGGTTTTCCAGCTTCACCTTCGGTATAGGATTTCCGGTGCTGTGGCGCCATGAAAATCTCAGCGATGCCGTGCACGACTGGATCCGCCAAGAATTCGCCAATGTGCCGATCTCGTTCTTCCGGCAGATGAACCGGTGCCTGGATGCAGGTCACCTGGTGTCACAGTTGCCGGGGCTTCTGCCGGACCCGACAGCACAGCCGCCGAAGACGCAGGCGCGCTTCACGTTCATCGCCGGCGAGCTCAACGACTGCTTCAAGTGGCAAAGTCAGCAAGCTACGTTCGACTGGTTCGAGCGCCACCGACCTAACTATCACCGTCTGCATGTGCTGGGCGGATATGGGCATCTCGACGTCTTCATCGGAAAGAACGCGGAGCGCGACGTGTTTCCCGTGCTCATGGCGTCACTGGCCGCCCCGCACTGA
- a CDS encoding metallophosphoesterase family protein, with protein sequence MPLGDRATIRALLSTSPGDDPFPWTVKQLKSKWTDFLRDTTPCAVRIRWTVRSDISGTKSRISRRIRRTVLAIAKNRLIDSARVRDANPLPMCDTTHSTAQRVQAAICVAYLLLTKRRKIVHAPSWPLPGTSPAPHVDGPGQRKAELNPVHSVDQLYVISDLHLGGTPGFQIFGSAGELAWLINDLATRDPEREIALVINGDFIDFLAEPNATYFDPEGAVAKLERIALQDPMFRPVFDAFPVFLQQNRRPLIVNLGNHDLELALPWVRERLTQILTKDAPSSSGAHARLHFVFDGSGVQCDVGGQSVLCVHGNEVDRWNPADFEKIRQIGRDKQLRRPVEPWVPNAGSRMVIDVMNPIKRKYPFVDLLKPEAEGVVPTLAACAPEAMRDFNSAIRLANVGRARAWAGIYKPGGMLGAEELAAGDPVQPVPVSGGLLNPVELPASRQECDGRAMLAVADALVRHGVDPLAFVANEQDKRLDMVSALIKWSRDAPTSEVLREALEKLDKDRSFDIAERDETSTLLDKEIGPDIDIIVAGHTHLARALRRRNGNGRYFNSGTWARLIRIDPETRSDPQKFAEVFDVLKGGDIRRSTAFAPDHWSLTPARSWPYGRKTTVTVRKPSCGTSSSTRKPSLHSTPLTTALWITDDA encoded by the coding sequence ATGCCGCTTGGCGACCGTGCAACGATTCGGGCGTTGTTATCAACGTCTCCGGGAGATGACCCGTTTCCGTGGACGGTTAAGCAGTTGAAATCGAAATGGACCGATTTCCTCAGGGATACAACGCCTTGCGCAGTGCGCATCCGCTGGACGGTCCGCTCCGATATCTCGGGCACGAAGAGCCGGATCTCACGACGGATCCGCCGCACGGTTTTGGCAATCGCTAAAAATCGCCTTATCGATTCCGCACGTGTCCGCGACGCAAACCCACTTCCTATGTGCGACACCACACATTCAACAGCACAGCGCGTTCAGGCCGCGATTTGCGTCGCCTATCTTCTTCTTACAAAAAGGCGCAAGATCGTGCACGCGCCGTCGTGGCCGCTTCCGGGCACGAGTCCGGCGCCACACGTTGATGGACCTGGACAACGGAAGGCCGAATTGAATCCGGTTCACAGCGTCGATCAGCTCTATGTCATTTCCGATCTCCATCTCGGCGGAACCCCGGGCTTCCAGATCTTTGGCTCCGCCGGCGAACTCGCGTGGCTGATCAATGACCTCGCCACGCGAGATCCCGAACGGGAGATCGCGCTCGTCATTAACGGCGACTTCATCGATTTCCTGGCAGAACCGAACGCGACCTACTTCGACCCGGAAGGCGCTGTCGCGAAGCTCGAGCGCATCGCGTTGCAGGACCCGATGTTCAGGCCCGTGTTCGATGCGTTCCCGGTCTTTCTCCAGCAGAACAGGCGCCCCCTGATCGTGAACCTCGGCAACCACGATCTGGAACTCGCGCTGCCTTGGGTGCGCGAGCGCCTCACGCAGATCTTGACGAAGGACGCGCCTTCCTCGAGCGGAGCGCACGCACGCCTGCATTTCGTGTTCGACGGCTCGGGCGTGCAGTGCGACGTTGGCGGCCAGTCCGTGCTCTGCGTGCATGGCAATGAGGTGGACCGGTGGAATCCGGCGGACTTCGAGAAGATAAGGCAGATCGGCCGGGACAAGCAGTTGAGGCGCCCTGTCGAGCCGTGGGTTCCGAACGCCGGCTCGCGAATGGTCATCGACGTGATGAATCCGATCAAGCGCAAGTATCCGTTTGTCGATCTGCTCAAGCCGGAAGCAGAGGGCGTCGTGCCGACGCTCGCAGCCTGCGCGCCCGAGGCCATGCGCGACTTCAACAGTGCGATCAGGCTGGCCAACGTGGGACGGGCGCGCGCCTGGGCCGGCATCTACAAGCCGGGCGGCATGCTGGGGGCCGAGGAACTGGCGGCCGGAGATCCGGTGCAGCCAGTGCCCGTGTCCGGCGGTCTGCTCAATCCGGTGGAGCTGCCCGCTTCGCGTCAGGAGTGCGACGGACGCGCCATGCTCGCGGTGGCCGATGCCCTGGTCCGCCATGGCGTCGATCCGCTCGCGTTCGTCGCGAACGAGCAGGACAAGCGGCTCGACATGGTGAGCGCGCTGATCAAGTGGTCGCGCGATGCGCCGACGAGCGAAGTGTTGCGTGAGGCTCTCGAAAAGCTCGACAAGGATCGTAGCTTCGACATCGCGGAGCGTGACGAAACCTCCACGCTGCTTGATAAGGAGATCGGGCCGGATATCGACATCATCGTCGCAGGCCATACGCATCTGGCACGCGCGTTACGCCGCCGGAACGGCAACGGTCGGTACTTCAACAGCGGGACCTGGGCGCGGCTGATTCGCATCGATCCCGAGACGCGGAGTGATCCACAAAAGTTTGCCGAGGTTTTCGACGTGCTCAAGGGCGGCGACATTCGACGCTCGACGGCTTTCGCTCCGGATCACTGGTCACTCACCCCTGCACGGTCGTGGCCATATGGAAGAAAGACGACGGTCACGGTGCGAAAGCCGAGTTGCGGCACGTCGTCAAGCACGCGGAAGCCGAGTTTACACTCGACACCACTAACAACAGCCTTGTGGATAACTGACGATGCGTAA